The following proteins come from a genomic window of Triticum aestivum cultivar Chinese Spring chromosome 6A, IWGSC CS RefSeq v2.1, whole genome shotgun sequence:
- the LOC123127753 gene encoding uncharacterized protein produces MDARTPRHQRLLRTPRGPPTPHHPRHHPGTPGQNPIRYVPAAAPISPRSAAAAAAAAMEDDAITTLMDIDDSPRSAAGAGFLDDDDEGDLLHSHRMGGRGNEARGPLPFAGFFNTFDGADFDDSDLA; encoded by the coding sequence ATGGACGCCAGGACGCCCCGGCACCAAAGGCTGCTCCGCACCCCGCGCGGCCCACCGACGccccatcatccccgccaccaccccgGCACGCCCGGCCAAAACCCTATCCGCTACGTCCCAGCCGCCGCCCCGATCTCcccgcgctccgccgccgccgcggccgccgccgccatggaggaCGACGCCATCACCACGCTCATGGACATCGACGACTCCCCCCGCAGCGCCGCCGGCGCCGGCTTCCTCGACGATGACGACGAGGGGGACCTCCTCCACTCCCACCGCATGGGCGGCCGCGGGAAcgaggcgcgcggccccctcccCTTCGCCGGCTTCTTCAACACCTTCGACGGCGCCGACTTCGACGACTCCGATCTGGCCTGA
- the LOC123127754 gene encoding protein MIS12 homolog encodes MEGDGETSAAEAALGLSPQTFINEVLNFVDDVCFQAFDYCLQEGAPTAVGAATATNKAEELKRGVNEIHHLVKDVLDKRMNNWEMYCLRKCLTVPEGFVAPEDDNSSAMVLHKDGNSDSELDAELNSLRKKLADANKESEELQREISSLERQTTYKSNLNSSIAEVLKLFEDKSVQENIQAIANTIPKLHQKMKVMKRKKVELEAMVGQNVWNVNCLRDQKRLAPGSAPSTEDMQEVNAAVNDSRKE; translated from the exons ATGGAAGGTGACGGCGAGAcctcggcggcggaggcggcgctcggACTGAGCCCTCAGACCTTCATCAACGAGGTCCTCAACTTCGTCGACGACGTCTGCTTCCAGGCCTTCGACTACTGCCTCCA GGAAGGCGCCCCCACGGCGGTCGGCGCCGCCACGGCGACCAATAAGGCCGAGGAGCTGAAACGG GGAGTAAATGAAATTCACCACTTGGTAAAGGATGTATTGGACAAGAGAATGAACAATTGGGAGATGTATTGCCTTCGGAAATGTTTAACTGTACCTGAAGGATTTGTGGCACCTGAAGAT GATAATTCTTCTGCAATGGTGTTGCATAAAGATGGGAATTCTGATTCGGAACTGGATGCAGAACTTAATTCTTTGAGAAAAAAACTGGCAGAT GCTAACAAGGAATCTGAAGAACTTCAAAGAGAAATTTCTTCCTTGGAAAGGCAAACTACATACAAGAGTAACCTTAATTCCTCTATCGCTGAAGTACTGAAGTTGTTTGAAGACAAATCTGTTCAGGAGAATATACAAG CTATTGCGAACACAATACCAAAATTGCACCAGAAAATGAAGGTTATGAAAAGGAAAAAGGTTGAGCTTGAGGCCATGGTGGGCCAAAATGTTTGGAACGTCAATTGTCTTAGAGACCAGAAGCGTTTAGCACCGG GTTCCGCTCCTAGCACTGAGGACATGCAAGAGGTGAATGCGGCTGTGAATGACTCGCGGAAGGAGTAA